Within the Pagrus major chromosome 4, Pma_NU_1.0 genome, the region atttgttaagggagtctggtgactaGTTCAATgtttggatcagttgaaacagacggTGCGTTCAcagacatctgctgctaacacagGCGGGTTCAGAGAGACCAAACATGTAATTTATATCACAGTGAACCAcatgttgataccaggtctgagcagccaatcagatgcaGTCAGACTGATGAGGAATAATATGAACTTGTATTTTGTGTCATATTGTCTTCACACTGATGTACTGACCCTCCAGAGCTTCTCTGAGAGGCTCCAGGAATCGTTCAAACTCCATTTCCTCCATCGCGGCCAAAACGTCTCCTGCGTTCAGAGTTTTCCTCTTCGCTTTCATGGCAAAGTTGTTCGCACTGTGACGAGATAAACAGGAAGAAAAgccattgttttatttaaggaGTGGTGTAATGGATCATTCTTAAAAAGCACTCCGGAGACTCAGACGCTGTTATGATGCCACTTCAATCCAACTGAATTTCATGAATGAATCCCGGCTGATTCTCACCAGGACGTTGCGTACAGCACGAACACGCTGGCGGCCTGGGAAATGGCTCTCCTCGCTTCCTTCGACACGTTCACCCCATCCGGGAGCTGTTGAGAAAACAAGCCGTGCGGAGGAGTTTATCTCAGAGCTGCAGGACACCAGCAGCTTTTTATCAGAAAACACAGGCGGGCTGAGAAAAGAGGCTCGGAGACAATAACACAGGAACAGTCACAAACACGTGAGCACAGCTGGTTTCAGGAACAAGCAGGTGTGTTAAAGGCTTTAAGGACGTGTGCACCTGCATGAACAGATGAGGCGCTCAGGGTTCTCATTATACTTTTCTACTGTAACTGAAGTAATATGATGAATGagtactttaacttgtaacTGGGTATTTTTACACTGCTTTTTTGGTTCATTACTTTCACTTTAGATACTTTAAATACATGTTACAATGAcacttttcttttgtaactGAAGTAATATGATGAATggagtacttgtacttgtaactgagtatttttacactgctGTATTAGTAACGTTACTTCTACTTAAGaaactttaaatatattttatgatattttttctCCTGTAACTGAAGTAATATGATGAATGagtactttaacttgtaacTGAGTATTTTACACTGCTTTTTTTGTAAcgttacttttactttagatACTTTAAATACATGTTACAATGACACTTTTCTCCTGTAACTTAAGTAATATGATAAATggagtacttgtacttgtaactgagtatttttaaactgctgtATTAGTAACGTTACTTCTACTTAAGaaactttaaatatattttatgatattttttctCCTGTAACTGAAGTAATATGGTGAATggagtacttgtacttgtaactgagtatttttacactgctGTATTAGTAACGTTACTTCTACTTAAGatactttaaatatattttatgatattttttctCCTGTAACTGAAGTAATATGATGAAtgagtacttgtacttgtaacTGAGTATCTGTACACCGCTGCTCTGGTACTTGTCCTGCAGTAATCCCTTCCCTCCCCGCCGCCGGCTCTCCACTCACCGCCTCCTTGATGATGCGGGTGATCACCGCGTTGGGGAGGTTCAGGTCTTCCGGCCTCTCCGCCATCTCTCTGCCCGCTCACCGAGTCCTCTGACCCCGTCCGCCCTGCTTCTGCTCCCCGCTCACGGCGCCTTCCCTCCCGGGTCGCGGCTGCGTGTCTCCGGTGTGAAGCCGGAGGTAGCTGCTCGAT harbors:
- the pole3 gene encoding DNA polymerase epsilon subunit 3; this encodes MAERPEDLNLPNAVITRIIKEALPDGVNVSKEARRAISQAASVFVLYATSCANNFAMKAKRKTLNAGDVLAAMEEMEFERFLEPLREALEVYKKGQKGKKEVSEQKRKDKEKKVDSENDKSREDEEEEEEERMEEEPEAENEAEEEEVEN